The Thalassotalea sp. LPB0316 nucleotide sequence GAAACATTGGCACCATCATTAGATTTAGTAGGTAAAATCTAAACGAGCACTAGCCTAAAGACCAAATTGCACCGCTAACATAGATTCAGTGCATCAATAATTGTTAGCAAGCAACTTGGTTACCCATACTTATCGGCTTGATGTGCCTTCTCTCATTCCATCAAGCCTTTTTATCAAACTTTACAACAGTCTCAATATTGAGGCGTGAGGAGCTTATTGTGTTAAATTCCCAACTTATCGAACAATTAAAAACGTATTTAGCTAACTTAACAAAGCAAGTCACTCTTAGCGTTTCAATCGACGAGAGTGCCAAATCACAAGAATTAGATAATTTAGCAACGACAATTGCTGACTTATCACCACTGATTCATTTAAATTATGAGACATTAGATCGCACCCCTGCGCTAGCCATTAGTGGCGAAAGTGGAACTAAAATGACCTTTGCTGGTATCCCGCTAGGACATGAGTTTACCTCACTTGTTTTGGCACTGTTGCACTCAGGTGGCCATCCGATCAAACTTGACGTAGACACCATAGAACAAGTTAAACAGCTAAAAGGTCAGTTTGTCTTTGAAACGTATGTCTCTCTTAGTTGCCAAAATTGTCCCGATGTGGTTCAAGCGTTAAACATGCTAGCGGCAATTAACCCAAACATTACTCACACCATGATCGATGGCGCGTTATTCGAGCAAGAAGTTAACGAGCGCAACATCATGGCAGTACCAAGTGTTTACTTAAATGGCGCGTCGTTTTCTCAAGGTCGCATTAGCTTGGCTGATGTTTTGAAAAAAATTGACAGCGGCAGTGAAGAAAAGCGCGCACAAGCCTTAAATGAAAAAGCACCATTTGACGTTTTAGTCGTTGGCGGCGGCCCTGCAGGCGCGTCGGCGGCAATCTACTCAGCACGTAAAGGGATCAACACAGGCATCGTTGCCGACCGATTTGGTGGCCAAGTGCTCGATACTGTTGGTATTGAAAACTTTATTTCTGTTAAGAAAACCGAAGGCCCAAAATTAGTTGCTAGCCTTGAAGAGCACGTAAAAGATTACGACGTTGATATTATGACGGGCAATACAGCAGTTGATATTGAACAAGGTGATTTATTTAAAGTGACATTAGACAATGGTGCCGTATTAACAAGTAAGAGCGTAATATTAGCAACCGGTGCTAGATGGCGACAAATGAATGTACCTGGGGAAGAGGAATACCGCGGCAAAGGCGTTGCCTATTGCCCTCACTGTGATGGTCCTTTATTCAAAGGCAAGCCTGTCGCCGTCATTGGTGGTGGTAACTCGGGTATTGAAGCAGCAATTGATCTAGCAGGTATTGTCGAGCACGTTACTGTACTTGAGTTTGACAGCAAATTACGCGCAGACCAAGTGTTGCAAGATAAAGCTGCATCTATGGGCAATATTACCATTATTAAGAATGCGCTAACCACTGAAGTACTGGGCGACGGTAATAAAGTGACAGGTTTACAATACACCGACCGCTTAACAGAACAAAGCCATACGCTTGAACTAGCTGGTATCTTTGTCCAAATCGGGTTAGTACCCAATAGCGAATGGTTAAAAGATCGCGTTGAATTAACACCGCGCGGTGAAATTATCACCGATAAACAAGGTAATACTTCAGTGCCAGGGATATTTGCTGCTGGTGATGTCACCGACTCACCATATAAGCAAATTATCATCGCCATGGGCGATGGCGCTAATGCAAGTTTAGGCGCATTTGATTACTTAATTCGACAAGTACCGCAAACCCAGGCCAAAGTGGCTTAGCTTTAAATAAAGTAAGTTAACTTAAACACTTTCCACATGCACTCAACTTTGCTCAGTTATCTGCTTCAAGACCCGCAGTAACTGAGCTTTTTTTTGTTTTACCTCAATGTCACTTATCGCTTGATAGTCGATCGCTTCAAATAGGATATAGAATTCGGTCAGCAAATTTTTACTGCTAGGCTGTTTATCAGCCAGTTGCCGACAATACTCCCTAACAGTTGCATGGCTATGTTGAAAAACTTGATTTGACTGACTATTGGCAAAATGTGCTTGTAACCGATGAAAACACCGAACGTGCGTCGGTACTCGCGGTTTTCGCCAATGAAATTGACTCAACACAAAGTAGCCTACAAAAACACTAGCCATTACCAGTGCTACCGTTAGCGCAACCTTCCACTGCTGACCTTGGCCAAAAAGTTGCTGAAGTAAACTAGACTGTCTTTGCTGTGAAAAACCAACGATATATTTAGTCCACTGATAATCGACAAGTTCAAACGCCCCGCGAATGCGTAATAATGTTGCCCCGTCTAACCAACCTAAACGACCAAAAAGCCCCGTATTAAACAGCGCTTGTTCTTGTACCAACGCCGCATCAATCCCTTGTTCGATGCGCTCTGGACTTACAGCAGCTGTTGGATCAACTCTCGTCCAGCCTAGCTCCTCGAGCCAAACTTCGCTCCATGCATGTGCATCTTTTTGTCTGATCGAATAAAACCGACCTTGCTCGTGATATTCACCGCCGAGGTAGCCCGTGACCAAACGCGCAGGTATACCCGCTGAACGCATAATAAAGGTAAAGGCACTGGCATAATGGACACAAAAGCCAGCCTTAGTGTCAAAGAAAAATTGATCAAGCCTATCGCCACTAATTAATGGCGGGTTTAAGGTGTAAAAATAAGCCTTGTTGCGAATATCAGCTAATACAGTATCAATAATCAATCGCTCAGCATTTTGCTGTTGTCGAAACTGAGCAACCAAACTATCGGCGTAGTTTTGCAATCGGGGATTGGAATTGTCAGGTAGCATCAAATTAACGGCTCTTGATAACTCAGGTAATTGGCGATCAATCGTTAGCTCAGGATAACTTTGCACTTGATAAGCCAATTTTTGACTCACGGGTTTGTCAGCGATTAACGTCTGATCAGCAAGTTTAGTGACATTACTCGACCTTGACTTAGCAACATCAAGTGCGAACAAATACGGCTGATAGCTCGGCTGAACATAGACTTGATAAGTCAAGCTTTCACCTTGAAAGTCAACTGGCTGTGTTTGAGACGCAAGATAGGCTAAATACTGCTGTTTACTGGCAAATATCCCCGATAATTTGGGACTGTGCTCTGCACCTTGCCAAGTAACCCCATCAAAATACTCCATAACCAAGGCACGCCAATAAAGTGGAAAGTTCACCGTCGAAGATCCGCTAAACTCTACCTGAAAGGCAAGCTCATTTGATTGAACTAGTTGACTAATATCACCGACAGATACTTGCTCTGAAAGCCCTGTTTTGGCAATTTTAGCTTGTGGTATCGCTGCAAAAGGCTGGAGCCGAGGAAAGATAAAAAACAAACATATTGCTAAGGGCATCGACAGCAATAGTGCTTTGCCAAGTAATGGGCTAAATTGACGTAATTTAAGCAATGAGATTGGCGATTGTTGTTGATTACCGCGTTGATATTTATCGTAAAATACGAGCGGCAACAGATTGAGCACCAACAGCACTAAAAACAACAAGAAATACCACAATGATTGATGAAAAATCATCGCAGTTGCTAAGATCACCAAACTCAATAAATTAAAGGTATAGAAATCACGTGGATGGTTTTGCTCGAAAAGCTTCATGACATGGCTAAATGCCAGCAAATTGACCATGGTTAACATCAAGCCAAGCTGTTGACTTAAAGCAATTAATATAAGCGCACCAGTAATAGTAAAACCAAAAACTAAGCGACGAGCTCTTAGCCTAGGCCGTGAAATACCCAAATAATAGATTGCAATTAAGCTAACGTTAATCACCACAAACCAAGGCGATAGTTGGCTAGCCAACACGAGTAAGTTAGCCAGTACAATCACCAATAACAATCCTTGCATCTCAACGGCTAAGGCAAAACGTTGCTTAGTTTTCTGGCTAGACTTTGTCATACTCAAGCCTTAGCAAGCGCCAATAAACAAGTTAACTGGTGATGCTCACCAACCTCTGGCGCAATCGTTTGATTTACCAGCTTAATACCAAACGGTTGCTGCAGTTTTGAATACTCAAGAATTAACGCTGTCATTTCACTGTATTTATCTTCGATAAGAGCGCTTGGCATGTGTTGATAGTCAAACCAAATATCGTGACTTACTTGCCCTGTATGGCCTTTTGACAACCACTGCTGTGACTTGGCAAGCTGTTTCCAAGCCACTTGGGAAAGCGGTTGGCCGGGTTGGTAATTTTCTAGCTGATAAAAATCTTCGCCGCGTTGGCTATTTGAAAAGTTACCGCCGTCTTGTGCTGCTTGGTTATTGTATAAATGGGTTAAGTGACTTGGCTGTTTGGGCTGTGGAAAGGTGATGAGCTCACTGGCTAAATCTAATCGTGTCCACGTAGTAAAAAGCCCAAGAGGAAAGGATGACTCTATACGCAAGCGACCGAGCGACTTAACCCCTCTCGATTCATGCACTAGTGGCACATTGCAGTTTTGCTGCTCATTGTTCAACTGTTCAATCATTAACCATGGCGTATCAGACGTTACAGGCTCTACAGCAAAGCGCAAAAAGTAATGAGATTTCGCTGATTTAATTTCAAGCTTAAGGTAACTCAATTGGTGCGCGAAGCCTTGGGGTGAGTTTTTAATACTCAACGCTAACTTATTAAGGTTTTGGAAGCTGATCAGCATGGTCGTGACAAACAAGCTAGCGAGCAGAAAACTGAACATCAAAATAATGTTGTTTTGATAATTAGTGCCAAGTAAAAATATCACCAACACCATAAAAAGATAGGCAAAGCCAAAGACACTCGGAAAGATAAAAATATTTTGGCTCGACAAAACATGCTGTCGCGCCGGTGGAATGCGTTGCTTTAGCCATTTGAGCATGCGCTCTTGCAAGTAGCCTTTAAGCATTGCACTAGTCGATAACAGCGACGTTATTTAACACTTGCTGAGCGAGACTAGGCTGGCCCGCGCTTAGGTTAGCACTGCTTAAATGGCCTATTCTATGCTCACTGACCGCAATAAATACCGCCTGAATATCATCAGGAATGAGGTGGTCTCGCCCTTCGATAAATGCCCAAGCTTTGGCACAGGCAATGAGTGCTTTACTCGCTCTTGGTGACAATGGATAACCAGTAAACTCGTCATCGCGTGTATATTGACAAAGCTTGATAACGTAGTCGATAACCGCCTCACTGCAATGTACGGCTTGTACACTCGACATCATCTGGAGAAGCTGTGTTTCATCGATCACCGCTGGCACTGAATGATTTTCATTGCGAGCGCTTGAGGTTTTGAGCATTTGCTTTTCTGCCGCTTTTTCTGGAAAACCAATGGCAATTTTCATCATAAACCGATCAAGCTGTGATTCGGGTAATGGATAGGTGCCGGCATGAAAGGCAGGGTTTTGCGTGGCAATAACAAAAAATGGTACCGGTAGTGGATGACTTTGGCCATCAATGCTCACTTGGTGCTCTTCCATCGCCTCAAGCAATGCACTTTGTGCCTTAGGGCTCGCGCGGTTAATTTCATCGGCGAGTAATAATTGACTAAAAATCGGCCCTTTGTGGAGTGTAAAACGCTGGCTGTTTTGATCAAAAATCGATAAACCAACAATATCGGCTGGCAGTAAATCACTGGTGAATTGAATGCGTTGATAACTCAGGCCTAACGACTGAGCTAAACCATGAGCAAGTGTCGTTTTGCCCATGCCGGGCAAGTCTTCAATCAACAAGTGACCTTTTGCCAACAAACAGGTTAACGCCAATCTAACTTGATGCTCTTTCCCTAAAATGAGTTGATTCATCTGCGTTAAAATTTTATTAGCTAATTCTCTAGGCATGAAAGGCTCGCGTAATTAGTGAATATGGCGACAGAAAAATAATCACAGATAGTAGGGGTAAGAGTCAACTATTGGCCATCATTAAAAAAAAGCCGAGTACAGTAGACGCAAATTCAAATTGGTATCTTGATCTACGATTGGGCTATTTGTGATAGTGTCGTCATACAATGTGTAATCAAGCGCTAGCATAGTAAAGCCATCAAACAATATCGGTGTTGATACCGATAAGCCGACACTATAATTGACTGCACTCTTACCTTGATAAAAGCCACGAGTTTCACTCACTTCATGAGCCCTGACGCCATAGTAGTAATCAACGTGTTTGTCGTCTAGATAACTAACTTGCACGTTTGGCTCGATAAAAATAGGCCCTTGGCGGAAGATTTTCCCCACTTTAGCCGAAATTTCTTGGCCTTTGGATTTACCAAGAACATCAAACATGGCACTGACATCAACTTGCCAGTTATTGCGCTCGTAGCCGACACCAAGCCCGGCATCCATTGAAAAATCACGCTCGTCCATGCCGATAAAGACGTCACTATCACCATCGTCAAAGCCTTGGAAGCGAGGTGCTAACTTGAATTTGAAATCGATATCGCTAGCAGTGTAAATATCATAGCTAGCAAATGGGCCTAAAATTTCAAAGTTGTCTCCGCGATAACCAAGAACAGGTAACGGGATAACACGTCGATCATAACCTTGATATATTTCGCCACTTAAGCCTAAACCAAAGCCATATAAAAATCCTTTCGGTTCAAGCTGTGCACGATTCTCCCCTCGCTCATCTAGCTGAGAATTAGCTTCTTGAGTCGCAGCATTGGCGCTAGCGATAAGCGGAATAGCAAAGCACAGTGATAGTATACTTGGCAGGATAACTTTTCCTAAGAGCATGCCATTTTTCCTTTATAATTGGTGTTATTGCACTTACGTCATTTTGCCAAGCAAGGTTCACTTTAGCTAATGATTTTGTTTACTATTTTGCGTAGAAAAAGAGTCTTTACAAAAAGCCCAAGAGAAGAACCGATACTAATACCAAAGTAAAATTACTGTGTTTTAACGCAATTTCTTCCGGCGTGCTTAGCTTGATATAACGCGCTATCACAGCGCGCAAAAAAGGTTTCCTGACTCTCCCCTTCTCGCCACTGACTTACACCAAAGGAACAAGTAATCGATAGATTTTGGCTAAACCGGTGTGATGCAATAGTCTCACGCAGTAGCTCCGCAGTGATCAAGGCACCATTGACATCCGTTTCAGGACAAATCATTAAAAACTCTTCGCCTCCCCAACGACCGATAAAATCGACTACGCGTGTTTTTTGTGTCGCTAAGGTTGAGATTTGTTTTAAGATCGTATCACCAAAGTTGTGACCATATTGATCGTTAATCTGTTTAAAGTGGTCGATATCGAAAAGAATCAAAGACAACGGTCTGTGGTATCTTGTCGCTTTATCAAGCTCTTGAACAAAAAATTTATTGAGCGCTCGACGATTACCTAACCCGGTAAGCTCATCGGTAACAACTAACTTATCTAGCGCTTGTTTAGACGCTTCCAGCGCTTTTGTTCGCTCGGCGACTAAGACTTTTAACCGTTTATTAATCCCCCAAAACGACATAATAATGATGATTAATAGCGCTAAACCAAGCCAAGAAACGTAAGCTACTCGTTTATAATCAACGTCAGGTGAAATCACTTCGGTATACAAAAAGTCATCCAAATTGCCCTTTGCAGCTTCAGGGCTAGCTTGTTGATATATATCGGCGATACGCTGAAAACGCTTCTTATTTAAGGTACCTAAATCAATTAGGTTGGGTTTGATCATCCGCTTAGTCATCTGAGCTTCAAACATCAACATGTCTTTTGATTTATCAATATCCAAGTTAGCTAACATCCAATCGACAACCGCTTCTGGATTGTCCATGGCATATTGCCAGCCCTTAAGTGATGCTTTTCTAAAAGCTAAAGCCTGCTGGGTATTATTAAGCAAATATTCTTTAGTGGTAAAAATCAAATCGCCATAAAAATCGATACCGTAGTTAGCCGGTTGGATGAGGTTGACCTTGATACCGCGCTCTTGATAATAAAAGGGTTGATTGGTGATGTATACTGCCATAGCATCAACATTACCAAGCAGTAACTCATCATCTTTAAAAGAGTGAGGTACATGCTGGTAATCTCGATCGCTTATACCAAGCTCACTAAACATGGCTGTGATCACCGCATCATCAAAATTGCGGCGATACATCACTCGCTTGCCTTTTAAATCGATAGGACTTGTTAGATTAGCCTCTTCCAAGGTCATTAATGCTAACGGCGATTGTTGGAAAATAGTGGCTAGAACAACAACGGGCTCGCCCATCAATTTAGTTAACACGACACTCGAATCAGCTATCGCAAATTCGCTCTTACCCGAAATCACCGAATGAATGGCTTCTTGCCCTGGTGAAAACTCCCGAATATTGACCTTTAGGCCTTCATCTTGATAATAACCTTCTTTTTGCGCCGCATAAAAACCAGCAAATTGGAATTGATGAAACCACTTGAGTTGTAAATCAACAGTTTCTTGTGCCGACACGCTGAGCGGCAAAGAAAAAGCGCAAGCTACAGCCGCAAAATTAAAGCGACGCCACCACCTTAAAGCAGTTGCCCTGAACGTTAAAAGATAAAAGATTAAGGATTGCTGTTGCATAAAAACCTGTGAATAACATAATCTTACGCCCCGCTTAATAAAGTGGGGAATCAACCTTCAAGTGTTATCGTCAATCGAATAGATATCTTTAACTATGGTCGAGAAATTATCATTATTCAAAAGCTAACGCTAAAAAATCACCTTAATTTGATGTAGATCAGACAACTTGAATCGGCAACTATGACGTTAATTCACTCGTCATCAATTAAGATCAAACGCTTGGATGCTATTGAGAAATGGGCCGCTTGTGCCAGTATTACCACCAATGACATAAGTCACGCCATCTATGGTAGTTGCCGAATTATGGCGACTTGCTTGATAACCAATGTTCACTTGTTGCCACTGCTCATTAGTAAAATCATAAACGTAGGTTTGTGATAGATTGGTATAATCGCCAAAAACATAGAGTTTATCGCCAACAAGGCTAAGAGAATGGGCGCTCGCTTCAAAAGGCATTGCAGGTAATTTTTGCCAAGCATTGTCTTGTGGAAGAAAACGCTCAAAAACATTCATCGAGGACGTTCTATCAAAACCACCAACGACATAAATTGCTTGATCA carries:
- the ahpF gene encoding alkyl hydroperoxide reductase subunit F, translating into MCLLSFHQAFLSNFTTVSILRREELIVLNSQLIEQLKTYLANLTKQVTLSVSIDESAKSQELDNLATTIADLSPLIHLNYETLDRTPALAISGESGTKMTFAGIPLGHEFTSLVLALLHSGGHPIKLDVDTIEQVKQLKGQFVFETYVSLSCQNCPDVVQALNMLAAINPNITHTMIDGALFEQEVNERNIMAVPSVYLNGASFSQGRISLADVLKKIDSGSEEKRAQALNEKAPFDVLVVGGGPAGASAAIYSARKGINTGIVADRFGGQVLDTVGIENFISVKKTEGPKLVASLEEHVKDYDVDIMTGNTAVDIEQGDLFKVTLDNGAVLTSKSVILATGARWRQMNVPGEEEYRGKGVAYCPHCDGPLFKGKPVAVIGGGNSGIEAAIDLAGIVEHVTVLEFDSKLRADQVLQDKAASMGNITIIKNALTTEVLGDGNKVTGLQYTDRLTEQSHTLELAGIFVQIGLVPNSEWLKDRVELTPRGEIITDKQGNTSVPGIFAAGDVTDSPYKQIIIAMGDGANASLGAFDYLIRQVPQTQAKVA
- a CDS encoding transglutaminaseTgpA domain-containing protein, which produces MTKSSQKTKQRFALAVEMQGLLLVIVLANLLVLASQLSPWFVVINVSLIAIYYLGISRPRLRARRLVFGFTITGALILIALSQQLGLMLTMVNLLAFSHVMKLFEQNHPRDFYTFNLLSLVILATAMIFHQSLWYFLLFLVLLVLNLLPLVFYDKYQRGNQQQSPISLLKLRQFSPLLGKALLLSMPLAICLFFIFPRLQPFAAIPQAKIAKTGLSEQVSVGDISQLVQSNELAFQVEFSGSSTVNFPLYWRALVMEYFDGVTWQGAEHSPKLSGIFASKQQYLAYLASQTQPVDFQGESLTYQVYVQPSYQPYLFALDVAKSRSSNVTKLADQTLIADKPVSQKLAYQVQSYPELTIDRQLPELSRAVNLMLPDNSNPRLQNYADSLVAQFRQQQNAERLIIDTVLADIRNKAYFYTLNPPLISGDRLDQFFFDTKAGFCVHYASAFTFIMRSAGIPARLVTGYLGGEYHEQGRFYSIRQKDAHAWSEVWLEELGWTRVDPTAAVSPERIEQGIDAALVQEQALFNTGLFGRLGWLDGATLLRIRGAFELVDYQWTKYIVGFSQQRQSSLLQQLFGQGQQWKVALTVALVMASVFVGYFVLSQFHWRKPRVPTHVRCFHRLQAHFANSQSNQVFQHSHATVREYCRQLADKQPSSKNLLTEFYILFEAIDYQAISDIEVKQKKAQLLRVLKQITEQS
- a CDS encoding DUF58 domain-containing protein, which gives rise to MLKGYLQERMLKWLKQRIPPARQHVLSSQNIFIFPSVFGFAYLFMVLVIFLLGTNYQNNIILMFSFLLASLFVTTMLISFQNLNKLALSIKNSPQGFAHQLSYLKLEIKSAKSHYFLRFAVEPVTSDTPWLMIEQLNNEQQNCNVPLVHESRGVKSLGRLRIESSFPLGLFTTWTRLDLASELITFPQPKQPSHLTHLYNNQAAQDGGNFSNSQRGEDFYQLENYQPGQPLSQVAWKQLAKSQQWLSKGHTGQVSHDIWFDYQHMPSALIEDKYSEMTALILEYSKLQQPFGIKLVNQTIAPEVGEHHQLTCLLALAKA
- a CDS encoding AAA family ATPase, producing the protein MPRELANKILTQMNQLILGKEHQVRLALTCLLAKGHLLIEDLPGMGKTTLAHGLAQSLGLSYQRIQFTSDLLPADIVGLSIFDQNSQRFTLHKGPIFSQLLLADEINRASPKAQSALLEAMEEHQVSIDGQSHPLPVPFFVIATQNPAFHAGTYPLPESQLDRFMMKIAIGFPEKAAEKQMLKTSSARNENHSVPAVIDETQLLQMMSSVQAVHCSEAVIDYVIKLCQYTRDDEFTGYPLSPRASKALIACAKAWAFIEGRDHLIPDDIQAVFIAVSEHRIGHLSSANLSAGQPSLAQQVLNNVAVID
- a CDS encoding MipA/OmpV family protein, yielding MLLGKVILPSILSLCFAIPLIASANAATQEANSQLDERGENRAQLEPKGFLYGFGLGLSGEIYQGYDRRVIPLPVLGYRGDNFEILGPFASYDIYTASDIDFKFKLAPRFQGFDDGDSDVFIGMDERDFSMDAGLGVGYERNNWQVDVSAMFDVLGKSKGQEISAKVGKIFRQGPIFIEPNVQVSYLDDKHVDYYYGVRAHEVSETRGFYQGKSAVNYSVGLSVSTPILFDGFTMLALDYTLYDDTITNSPIVDQDTNLNLRLLYSAFF
- a CDS encoding GGDEF domain-containing protein, which gives rise to MSAQETVDLQLKWFHQFQFAGFYAAQKEGYYQDEGLKVNIREFSPGQEAIHSVISGKSEFAIADSSVVLTKLMGEPVVVLATIFQQSPLALMTLEEANLTSPIDLKGKRVMYRRNFDDAVITAMFSELGISDRDYQHVPHSFKDDELLLGNVDAMAVYITNQPFYYQERGIKVNLIQPANYGIDFYGDLIFTTKEYLLNNTQQALAFRKASLKGWQYAMDNPEAVVDWMLANLDIDKSKDMLMFEAQMTKRMIKPNLIDLGTLNKKRFQRIADIYQQASPEAAKGNLDDFLYTEVISPDVDYKRVAYVSWLGLALLIIIIMSFWGINKRLKVLVAERTKALEASKQALDKLVVTDELTGLGNRRALNKFFVQELDKATRYHRPLSLILFDIDHFKQINDQYGHNFGDTILKQISTLATQKTRVVDFIGRWGGEEFLMICPETDVNGALITAELLRETIASHRFSQNLSITCSFGVSQWREGESQETFFARCDSALYQAKHAGRNCVKTQ